The proteins below are encoded in one region of Micromonospora sp. DSM 45708:
- a CDS encoding enolase C-terminal domain-like protein: MTRIVDVTVHDVRFPTAASGDGSDAINRGDYSATYVELTTDGGPTGAGFTFTNGRGNEITCAAVRALAHHVRGRTVAEIAAEPVAFWRSLTADVQLRWLGPEKGVIHMATGALVNAVWDLRAKLAGKPMWRFLAEMPTDELVATVDFHHITDALTPDEAAAILDKGRDGLGDRLAGLERDGFPSYTTSVGWLGYPDEQVRALTRDAYARGWRAMKMKVGGRLDDDLRRGRIIRAEIGPDALLMMDANQVWDVDEAIAAMRVLVEVDPYWIEEPTHADDVLGHARIARAVTELSGGRCRVATGEVAANRVIFKQLLQAEAIGVMQVDACRVGGVDEVLAELLLAAKFGVPVCPHAGGVGLCEYVQHLAVFDHLRVSTGLDGRMVEYVDHLHEHFVDPVRTRGGRYLLPTAPGYSAAMRPESIAEFRFPEGPAWR, encoded by the coding sequence ATGACCAGGATCGTCGACGTCACGGTGCACGACGTGCGCTTCCCCACCGCCGCCAGCGGCGACGGCTCGGACGCGATCAACCGGGGCGACTACTCGGCCACGTACGTGGAGCTGACCACCGACGGCGGGCCGACCGGTGCCGGGTTCACGTTCACCAACGGCCGGGGCAACGAGATCACCTGCGCGGCGGTGCGGGCGCTCGCCCACCACGTACGCGGGCGCACGGTCGCCGAGATCGCCGCCGAGCCGGTGGCGTTCTGGCGCTCGCTCACCGCCGACGTGCAACTGCGCTGGCTCGGCCCGGAGAAGGGGGTGATCCACATGGCCACCGGCGCGCTCGTCAACGCGGTCTGGGACCTGCGCGCCAAGCTGGCCGGCAAGCCGATGTGGCGGTTCCTCGCCGAGATGCCCACCGACGAGCTGGTGGCCACCGTCGACTTCCACCACATCACCGACGCGCTCACCCCGGACGAGGCGGCGGCCATCCTCGACAAGGGCCGCGACGGGCTCGGCGACCGGCTCGCCGGGCTGGAGCGCGACGGCTTCCCCTCGTACACCACGTCGGTGGGCTGGCTCGGCTACCCGGACGAGCAGGTGCGCGCGCTGACCCGCGACGCGTACGCCCGGGGGTGGCGGGCGATGAAGATGAAGGTCGGCGGCCGGCTCGACGACGACCTGCGGCGGGGGAGGATCATCCGGGCCGAGATCGGCCCGGACGCGTTGCTGATGATGGACGCCAACCAGGTCTGGGACGTCGACGAGGCGATCGCCGCGATGCGGGTGCTGGTCGAGGTCGACCCGTACTGGATCGAGGAGCCCACTCACGCCGACGACGTGCTCGGCCACGCCCGGATCGCCCGCGCGGTGACCGAGCTGTCCGGCGGCCGGTGCCGCGTCGCCACCGGCGAGGTCGCGGCCAACCGGGTCATCTTCAAGCAGTTGCTCCAGGCCGAGGCGATCGGCGTGATGCAGGTCGACGCGTGCCGGGTCGGCGGCGTCGACGAGGTGCTCGCCGAGCTGCTGCTGGCGGCGAAGTTCGGGGTGCCGGTCTGCCCGCACGCCGGCGGCGTGGGGCTCTGCGAGTACGTGCAGCACCTCGCGGTCTTCGACCACCTGCGGGTGAGCACCGGCCTGGACGGCCGGATGGTCGAGTACGTGGACCACCTGCACGAGCACTTCGTCGACCCGGTCCGCACCCGCGGCGGGCGTTACCTGCTGCCCACCGCGCCCGGCTACAGCGCCGCCATGCGGCCGGAGTCGATCGCGGAGTTCCGCTTCCCGGAGGGACCGGCATGGCGCTGA
- the uxaC gene encoding glucuronate isomerase: MPIISPSDLLLPAEPGQRALARELYALAATQPIISPHGHVDPALLAEDRPFPDPARLLIVPDHYLTRMLLSQGVPPAELGVPSVDGSPVETDGRTIWRRFAAHWHLFRGTPSRLWLEQTFRNVFDVDTPLGPATADTVYDALAARLAEPAFRPRELFTRFGIEVLATTESPLDDLGRHAKLAADGWGGPGGRVVTTFRPDDVVDMEFDGWAANVDRLADVSGEDTGTYAGYLAALRRRRAAFIAAGATSSDHGHPTARTLALDPAQAAALYDKGRRGLADAGDAEAFRAHMLLEFARMSLDDGLVMQLHPGAVRNHNRWLHARHGRDVGGDVPQATDYVHGLAPLLDAHGNDPRLTVVLYTLDEDTFTRELAPLAGGYAALRLGAPWWFLDSPEVLRRFREAVTETAGFYNTAGFVDDTRAFCSIPVRHDVARRVDAGFLARLVAEHRLDGDEAAETIVDLAYRLPKQVFKFSGGRS, translated from the coding sequence GTGCCGATCATCTCCCCCAGCGATCTGCTGCTGCCCGCCGAGCCCGGCCAACGCGCGCTGGCCCGCGAGCTGTACGCCCTGGCGGCCACGCAGCCGATCATCTCCCCGCACGGGCACGTCGACCCGGCGCTGCTGGCCGAGGACCGCCCGTTCCCCGACCCGGCCCGGCTGCTGATCGTGCCCGACCACTACCTGACCCGGATGCTGCTCAGCCAGGGCGTGCCGCCGGCCGAGCTGGGCGTGCCGAGCGTCGACGGCAGCCCGGTCGAGACCGACGGGCGGACCATCTGGCGGCGCTTCGCCGCGCACTGGCACCTGTTCCGGGGCACGCCGTCGCGGCTGTGGCTGGAGCAGACGTTCCGGAACGTGTTCGACGTGGACACGCCGCTGGGCCCGGCCACCGCCGACACCGTCTACGACGCGCTCGCCGCCCGCCTCGCCGAGCCGGCGTTCCGGCCCCGGGAGCTGTTCACCCGCTTCGGCATCGAGGTGCTCGCCACCACCGAGTCGCCCCTGGACGACCTGGGCCGGCACGCCAAGCTCGCCGCCGACGGCTGGGGCGGGCCGGGCGGGCGGGTGGTCACCACGTTCCGCCCGGACGACGTGGTGGACATGGAGTTCGACGGCTGGGCGGCCAACGTGGACCGGCTCGCCGACGTCTCCGGCGAGGACACCGGCACGTACGCCGGCTACCTGGCCGCGCTGCGGCGGCGCCGGGCGGCGTTCATCGCGGCCGGCGCGACCTCGTCCGACCACGGGCACCCGACCGCGCGTACCCTCGCGCTCGACCCCGCGCAGGCGGCGGCGCTGTACGACAAGGGCCGGCGCGGCCTCGCCGACGCGGGCGACGCGGAGGCGTTCCGGGCGCACATGCTGCTGGAGTTCGCCCGGATGTCGCTCGACGACGGCCTGGTGATGCAGTTGCACCCGGGCGCGGTGCGCAACCACAACCGCTGGCTGCACGCCCGGCACGGCCGCGACGTCGGCGGCGACGTGCCGCAGGCCACCGACTACGTGCACGGGCTCGCGCCGCTGCTGGACGCGCACGGCAACGACCCGCGGCTGACCGTGGTGCTCTACACGCTCGACGAGGACACGTTCACCCGGGAGCTGGCGCCGCTCGCCGGCGGCTACGCCGCGCTGCGGCTCGGCGCGCCCTGGTGGTTCCTCGACTCGCCGGAGGTGCTGCGGCGGTTCCGGGAGGCGGTCACCGAGACCGCCGGCTTCTACAACACCGCCGGGTTCGTCGACGACACCCGCGCGTTCTGCTCCATCCCGGTCCGCCACGACGTGGCCCGCCGGGTCGACGCCGGTTTCCTGGCCCGCCTGGTCGCCGAGCACCGGCTGGACGGCGACGAGGCCGCCGAGACCATCGTCGACCTGGCGTACCGGCTGCCCAAGCAGGTCTTCAAGTTCTCCGGAGGGCGCTCATGA
- a CDS encoding Gfo/Idh/MocA family protein produces the protein MSPPARKRVRHALVGAGARAEMFVRALALDHADTAELVALADVNQTRMDAHNRWLAELGHPTVPTYAAGDFAAMLAKERVDVVLVTSVDVTHDEYVTAALRAGCDVVTEKPMTVDAPRCRRILDAVAETGRQVTVAFNYRYNPLHEQLRRLLADGAVGEIGSVHFEWLLDVRHGADYFRRWHRDKATSGGLLVHKASHHFDLVNWWLDARPVEVYAAGRLFFYGETGRRHGYARDYERAHGAPAADDDPFALRLAEHPRLRELYLDAEAEDGYHRDRNVFAPGVTIEDDLAVLARYSTGATMTYHLTAYAPWEGYRVMVNGSRGRLELEVTESDHVSPGGASALKGAALHGDEAAVERGAARLTLRPFWAPPVEIGVEGWTRRGHGGADARMTRVLLGGEPDPLGRAATAYDGALALLTGLAANRSLETGAPVRVADLLTLP, from the coding sequence ATGTCACCACCGGCCCGGAAACGGGTCCGCCACGCCCTGGTCGGCGCCGGGGCGCGCGCCGAGATGTTCGTCCGCGCGCTCGCGCTCGACCACGCCGACACCGCCGAACTGGTCGCCCTGGCCGACGTCAACCAGACCCGGATGGACGCGCACAACCGCTGGCTCGCCGAGCTCGGCCACCCGACGGTGCCCACGTACGCCGCCGGCGACTTCGCCGCCATGCTGGCGAAGGAGCGGGTCGACGTGGTGCTGGTGACGAGCGTCGACGTCACCCACGACGAGTACGTGACCGCCGCGCTGCGGGCCGGCTGCGACGTGGTCACCGAGAAGCCGATGACTGTCGACGCGCCCCGCTGCCGGCGCATCCTGGACGCGGTCGCGGAGACCGGCCGGCAGGTCACCGTCGCGTTCAACTACCGCTACAACCCGCTGCACGAGCAGCTCCGCCGGCTGCTCGCCGACGGCGCGGTCGGCGAGATCGGCTCGGTGCACTTCGAGTGGCTGCTGGACGTGCGGCACGGCGCCGACTACTTCCGCCGCTGGCACCGGGACAAGGCCACCTCCGGCGGCCTGCTCGTGCACAAGGCCAGCCACCACTTCGACCTGGTCAACTGGTGGCTGGACGCCCGACCGGTCGAGGTGTACGCGGCCGGCCGGCTGTTCTTCTACGGCGAGACCGGCCGCCGGCACGGCTACGCCCGCGACTACGAGCGGGCGCACGGCGCCCCCGCCGCCGACGACGACCCGTTCGCGCTGCGGCTGGCCGAGCACCCCCGGCTGCGCGAGCTGTACCTCGACGCCGAGGCCGAGGACGGCTACCACCGCGACCGCAACGTGTTCGCCCCCGGCGTGACCATCGAGGACGACCTCGCGGTGCTGGCCCGCTACTCCACCGGCGCGACCATGACCTACCACCTCACCGCGTACGCGCCCTGGGAGGGCTACCGGGTGATGGTCAACGGCAGCCGGGGCCGCCTCGAACTGGAGGTCACCGAGAGCGACCACGTCAGCCCCGGCGGCGCGTCCGCGCTCAAGGGCGCCGCGCTGCACGGCGACGAGGCCGCGGTGGAACGCGGCGCGGCCCGGCTCACGCTGCGACCGTTCTGGGCGCCGCCGGTGGAGATCGGAGTGGAGGGCTGGACCCGGCGCGGGCACGGCGGCGCGGACGCCCGGATGACCCGGGTGCTGCTCGGCGGCGAACCCGATCCGCTCGGCCGCGCCGCCACCGCGTACGACGGCGCGCTCGCACTGCTCACCGGCCTGGCCGCCAACCGCTCGCTGGAGACCGGCGCGCCCGTCCGGGTCGCCGACCTGCTCACCCTGCCCTGA
- a CDS encoding LacI family DNA-binding transcriptional regulator: MPATIRDVARASGVHISTVSRTFSAPHLVNPETRVRVLACAEDLGYRPNRAARALITGRTHNIGLIVADIANPFFPPLIKAAEGQARHRDYHVFVADTNEDVVAEEDLVHALAKQVDGVLLCSPRMSNSLIEQVSREVPVVVINRQVAGLPCVMMDVGQGARSAIEHLLGLGHRRIALLGGPRGSWTAREMRRAASAAARGGGAELTLLGPNQPTETGGGALADQVRRSGVTAVLAYNDLMAIGLIEGLDALGLRVPQDVSVVGVDDIALSRLTRPKLTTVATPTAAAGRTAVDMLLQLDSDAPRGVRGRGASAGDRRTTAQVMLQTVLVVRDSTGPVPEPGRDGAGA; encoded by the coding sequence GTGCCAGCCACCATCCGGGACGTCGCCCGGGCCTCCGGCGTGCACATCTCCACCGTCTCCCGCACGTTCTCGGCCCCGCACCTGGTCAACCCGGAGACCCGGGTCCGGGTGCTGGCCTGTGCGGAGGACCTCGGCTACCGGCCCAACCGGGCCGCCCGGGCCCTGATCACCGGCCGGACGCACAACATCGGCCTGATCGTGGCCGACATCGCCAACCCGTTCTTCCCGCCGCTGATCAAGGCCGCGGAGGGGCAGGCCCGGCACCGCGACTACCACGTGTTCGTGGCCGACACCAACGAGGACGTGGTCGCCGAGGAGGACCTGGTCCACGCGCTCGCCAAGCAGGTCGACGGCGTGCTGCTGTGCAGCCCCCGGATGAGCAACAGCCTGATCGAGCAGGTCAGCCGCGAGGTCCCGGTGGTGGTGATAAACCGCCAGGTCGCCGGCCTGCCCTGCGTGATGATGGACGTCGGGCAGGGCGCCCGGTCCGCGATCGAGCACCTGCTCGGCCTCGGCCACCGGCGGATCGCGCTGCTCGGCGGCCCGCGCGGCTCCTGGACCGCCCGGGAGATGCGCCGGGCCGCCTCGGCAGCCGCCCGGGGCGGCGGCGCCGAGCTGACCCTGCTCGGCCCCAACCAACCCACCGAGACCGGCGGCGGCGCGCTCGCCGACCAGGTACGCCGCAGCGGCGTCACCGCCGTGCTCGCCTACAACGACCTGATGGCGATCGGCCTGATCGAAGGGCTGGACGCGCTGGGGCTGCGGGTGCCCCAGGACGTCAGCGTGGTCGGCGTCGACGACATCGCGCTGAGCCGGCTCACCCGCCCCAAGTTGACGACGGTGGCCACGCCGACCGCGGCCGCCGGCCGGACGGCCGTCGACATGCTGCTGCAACTCGACTCCGACGCGCCGCGTGGCGTGCGGGGCCGGGGCGCGTCGGCCGGCGACCGTCGCACCACCGCACAGGTAATGCTCCAGACCGTACTGGTCGTTCGCGACTCGACCGGGCCCGTTCCCGAGCCCGGTCGGGACGGCGCCGGGGCCTGA
- a CDS encoding ABC transporter substrate-binding protein, with protein sequence MHPATSPTAGAPAGRTHRTLLSRRRFVRGLAAVALAAPLALGAAGCGDDDAAGDGGPVKLSVFWWGGEARAKLTEDALALYTKKHPDVTFEKTWQANQGYFDKLATLTAGGNPPDLFQIDDNYLAEYAGRSTTLDLGSYRDSGKLDVSKFPKSLLEYGVVDGKLAGVAAGENTQGLVYNKTLLTKNGLPEPTTGMSWEEHIAWAEQVAKKTKVPGTQDPSADYKALWVWLRQQGKDLYKGKELGFTVEDVTKWFELWKGARDSGATPTADVIHQGNATDITKQLVVTGKAATSWVWANQMPDLKKNTKDELGVVAYPGDPSAQWARASMYWSVFKGSKHRDVAVDVINFLNNDPEAVALLGTDRGLPSNMDLRAKVSESATDPAMKQSIQVESDLAQKFGPSPQVPIKGHSKVKSELTKAAENAQYGRATPAQAAEQFVTACKAAIA encoded by the coding sequence ATGCACCCCGCAACGTCCCCCACCGCCGGCGCACCCGCCGGGCGGACCCACCGTACCCTCCTGTCCCGACGTCGATTCGTCCGTGGTCTCGCCGCCGTCGCGCTGGCCGCGCCGCTCGCGCTGGGCGCGGCCGGCTGCGGCGACGACGACGCCGCCGGTGACGGCGGCCCGGTCAAGCTCTCCGTCTTCTGGTGGGGTGGCGAGGCCCGGGCCAAGCTCACCGAGGACGCCCTCGCCCTCTACACGAAGAAGCACCCCGACGTGACGTTCGAGAAGACCTGGCAGGCCAACCAGGGCTACTTCGACAAGCTCGCCACGCTGACCGCCGGCGGCAACCCGCCCGACCTGTTCCAGATCGACGACAACTACCTGGCCGAGTACGCCGGTCGCAGCACCACACTCGACCTGGGCAGCTACCGCGACTCCGGCAAGCTCGACGTGTCGAAGTTCCCGAAGAGCCTGCTGGAGTACGGCGTCGTCGACGGCAAGCTCGCCGGGGTGGCCGCCGGGGAGAACACCCAGGGCCTGGTCTACAACAAGACGCTGCTGACGAAGAACGGGCTGCCGGAGCCGACCACCGGGATGAGCTGGGAGGAGCACATCGCCTGGGCGGAGCAGGTGGCGAAGAAGACGAAGGTCCCCGGCACCCAGGACCCGAGCGCCGACTACAAGGCGCTCTGGGTCTGGCTGCGCCAGCAGGGCAAGGACCTGTACAAGGGCAAGGAACTCGGCTTCACGGTCGAGGACGTGACGAAGTGGTTCGAGCTGTGGAAGGGCGCCCGCGACTCCGGCGCCACCCCGACCGCCGACGTCATCCACCAGGGCAACGCCACCGACATCACCAAGCAGCTCGTGGTCACCGGCAAGGCGGCCACCTCCTGGGTCTGGGCGAACCAGATGCCGGACCTGAAGAAGAACACCAAGGACGAGCTGGGCGTGGTCGCCTACCCGGGTGACCCGAGCGCCCAGTGGGCCCGCGCCTCCATGTACTGGTCGGTGTTCAAGGGCAGCAAGCACCGCGACGTCGCGGTCGACGTGATCAACTTCCTGAACAACGACCCGGAGGCGGTCGCGCTGCTCGGCACCGACCGGGGCCTGCCGTCGAACATGGACCTGCGGGCCAAGGTCAGTGAGAGCGCCACCGACCCGGCCATGAAGCAGTCCATCCAGGTCGAGTCCGACCTGGCGCAGAAGTTCGGTCCGTCCCCGCAGGTCCCGATCAAGGGACACAGCAAGGTCAAGTCCGAGCTGACCAAGGCCGCCGAGAACGCCCAGTACGGCCGCGCCACCCCGGCCCAGGCGGCGGAGCAGTTCGTCACCGCCTGCAAAGCCGCGATCGCCTGA
- a CDS encoding carbohydrate ABC transporter permease: MALTTAPGRSPRTGPVGPRPTRRGAGRARLGEGLAGYVFLSPWLIGLMGITALPMLLSLWLSFTDYDILTPLSEVRWVGLANYERMFTADPSYWHAVRVTLTFALVAVPLKLAAALGVALLLNRTWRGVGLFRGLFYLPSLLGGSVALAIVWVNMFNRDGAFNSFLALFGVEGLPWVADPDWALQTLMVLAIWQFGAPMVIFLAGLKQVPVELYEAASVDGAGAWRKFRAVTLPMLSPVIFFNLVLETIHGFQGFTAAFVLSNGTGGPVDSTLMYTLKLYIAGFTDLEMGYASAMAWVFLLAIALITAVLFSTGRFWVHYSDGDDS, from the coding sequence GTGGCCCTCACCACGGCGCCCGGCCGGAGCCCACGAACCGGACCGGTCGGCCCCCGCCCCACGCGGCGCGGGGCCGGCCGGGCCCGGCTCGGCGAGGGCCTGGCAGGGTACGTCTTCCTCTCGCCCTGGCTCATCGGACTGATGGGCATCACGGCGCTTCCCATGCTGCTCTCGCTCTGGCTGAGCTTCACCGACTACGACATCCTCACCCCGCTGTCCGAGGTGCGCTGGGTCGGGCTGGCCAACTACGAGCGGATGTTCACCGCCGACCCGTCGTACTGGCACGCGGTGCGCGTCACGCTGACGTTCGCGCTGGTCGCCGTGCCGCTGAAGCTGGCCGCCGCGCTCGGCGTGGCACTGCTGCTCAACCGCACCTGGCGCGGCGTCGGACTGTTCCGGGGTCTGTTCTACCTGCCGTCGCTGCTCGGCGGCAGCGTCGCGCTGGCCATCGTCTGGGTGAACATGTTCAACCGGGACGGCGCGTTCAACTCGTTCCTCGCGCTCTTCGGCGTCGAGGGGCTGCCCTGGGTCGCCGACCCGGACTGGGCGCTCCAGACGCTGATGGTGCTGGCGATCTGGCAGTTCGGCGCGCCCATGGTGATCTTCCTGGCCGGGCTCAAGCAGGTCCCCGTCGAGCTGTACGAGGCGGCCTCGGTCGACGGCGCCGGCGCCTGGCGCAAGTTCCGCGCCGTCACCCTGCCCATGCTCTCCCCGGTGATCTTCTTCAACCTGGTGCTGGAGACCATCCACGGCTTCCAGGGCTTCACCGCCGCGTTCGTGCTCAGCAACGGCACCGGCGGCCCGGTCGACTCCACGCTGATGTACACGCTCAAGCTCTACATCGCCGGCTTCACCGACCTGGAGATGGGCTACGCCTCGGCGATGGCCTGGGTGTTCCTGCTGGCCATCGCGCTCATCACGGCCGTGCTCTTCAGCACCGGCCGGTTCTGGGTGCACTACTCGGACGGAGACGACTCGTGA
- a CDS encoding carbohydrate ABC transporter permease → MLGTSVKSPAEIVNNIGLLPEEFTPGNYAEGWTNFDVSFGRFFLNSALVSLLTVVGNALSCLLAAYALGRLRFRLRKAWFTVMIGTLLLPGHVLIVPQYILFRSLGLVGGDWPYLPLLIPHFLATEAFFVFLMVQFMRGIPRELDEAAKIDGASPYGVFRHVILPLSRPALVTTAIFSFIWTWNDFFRQLVYLSTLEDYTVPVALTLFIDSTSQSAVGPMFAMSVLSLLPVFLFFLAFQRMLVEGINTSGLKG, encoded by the coding sequence ATGCTCGGCACCTCGGTCAAGTCACCGGCCGAGATCGTCAACAACATCGGCCTGTTGCCGGAGGAGTTCACCCCCGGCAACTACGCCGAGGGCTGGACGAACTTCGACGTCAGCTTCGGCCGGTTCTTCCTGAACAGCGCCTTGGTCAGTCTGCTCACCGTGGTCGGCAACGCGCTGTCCTGCCTGCTGGCCGCGTACGCCCTGGGGCGGTTGCGGTTCCGGCTGCGCAAGGCGTGGTTCACCGTCATGATCGGCACCCTGCTGCTGCCCGGGCACGTGCTGATCGTGCCGCAGTACATCCTGTTCCGCAGCCTCGGCCTGGTCGGCGGCGACTGGCCGTACCTGCCGCTGCTCATCCCGCACTTCCTGGCCACCGAGGCGTTCTTCGTCTTCCTCATGGTGCAGTTCATGCGCGGCATCCCCCGCGAGCTGGACGAGGCCGCCAAGATCGACGGCGCGTCGCCGTACGGCGTCTTCCGGCACGTGATCCTGCCGCTGAGCCGCCCCGCGCTGGTCACCACCGCGATCTTCTCGTTCATCTGGACCTGGAACGACTTCTTCCGGCAACTGGTCTACCTGTCCACGCTGGAGGACTACACCGTCCCGGTGGCGCTGACCCTGTTCATCGACTCGACCAGCCAGAGCGCGGTCGGCCCGATGTTCGCCATGTCGGTGCTGTCCCTGCTGCCGGTGTTCCTGTTCTTCCTCGCGTTCCAGCGGATGCTGGTCGAGGGCATCAACACCAGCGGGCTGAAGGGATGA
- a CDS encoding DUF6807 domain-containing protein yields the protein MTAGPHAAAAGPAVDAEPGEERLVVAGVEVARYVVRPDLDPRHGPRPYLHPVRTRAGTPVTDALPADHVWHLGASLAVQDVAGANLWGGRTYVRGTGYTWRDDHGVIAHTGWRDRTADRLDHDLDWRDADGRTLLREHRRLTAAPAGDDAWWLDLSATLTSATGADVHLGSPATNGRPGGAGYGGFFWRAAGGPEPRVCTADAAGEEAVNGSAAPWLALSGTAPGGGAYTLVFSGLGPGDRWFVRTAMYPGVCVAYAFDRPAVVAADRPRRNRHRVLVVDGHLDRAEVERRLEAVP from the coding sequence GTGACCGCCGGCCCCCACGCCGCCGCGGCGGGACCCGCCGTCGACGCCGAGCCCGGCGAGGAGCGCCTGGTCGTGGCCGGGGTCGAGGTGGCCCGCTACGTGGTCCGCCCCGACCTCGACCCGCGCCACGGCCCCCGGCCCTACCTGCACCCGGTGCGGACCCGCGCCGGCACCCCGGTCACCGACGCGCTCCCGGCCGACCACGTGTGGCACCTCGGCGCGTCCCTCGCCGTGCAGGACGTGGCCGGCGCCAACCTCTGGGGCGGCCGGACGTACGTGCGCGGCACCGGCTACACCTGGCGCGACGACCACGGCGTCATCGCCCACACCGGCTGGCGGGACCGGACCGCCGACCGGCTCGACCACGACCTCGACTGGCGGGACGCCGACGGCCGGACGCTGCTGCGCGAGCACCGCCGGCTCACCGCCGCGCCGGCCGGGGACGACGCCTGGTGGCTCGACCTGTCCGCCACCCTCACGTCCGCCACCGGCGCCGACGTCCACCTGGGCAGCCCGGCCACCAACGGCCGCCCCGGCGGCGCCGGCTACGGCGGCTTCTTCTGGCGGGCGGCCGGCGGCCCGGAACCCCGGGTGTGCACCGCGGACGCGGCCGGCGAGGAGGCGGTCAACGGCTCGGCCGCGCCCTGGCTGGCGCTGTCCGGCACCGCGCCGGGCGGCGGCGCGTACACGCTGGTGTTCAGCGGGCTGGGGCCGGGCGACAGGTGGTTCGTCCGTACCGCGATGTACCCGGGCGTCTGCGTCGCGTACGCGTTCGACCGGCCGGCGGTGGTCGCCGCCGACCGACCCCGCCGCAACCGGCACCGGGTGCTCGTCGTCGACGGCCACCTGGACCGGGCCGAGGTCGAGCGGCGGCTGGAGGCCGTGCCGTGA
- a CDS encoding sugar kinase, whose translation MSGPEVACVGETMVVLAPDDGGPLEHADRLAVGVGGAESNVAMGLARLGHRAAWVSRVGDDPFGRRVVAEIAAAGVDVRAVTVDPAAPTGVYLKDPGPAGTRVHYHRAGSAASRLGVPDLTDPRLAGVRLLHLSGITAALSDSCRELLAYALTGRALPGARTTFDVNHRPALWPADRAAPVLRDLADRADVVLVGLDEAATLWGSADPAAVRDLLPGPELVVVKDGPVGATALPRTGPAVFVPTPPVDVVEPVGAGDAFAAGFLAGLLRDLDLRACLRLGHLTAAPVLAASGDTAPPPDPAGIARALALTDRDWAVPARRRDEGSGT comes from the coding sequence GTGAGCGGACCGGAGGTCGCCTGCGTGGGGGAGACCATGGTGGTGCTCGCGCCCGACGACGGCGGGCCGCTGGAGCACGCCGACCGGCTGGCGGTCGGCGTCGGCGGCGCGGAGTCCAACGTGGCCATGGGACTGGCCCGGCTCGGCCACCGCGCCGCCTGGGTCAGCCGGGTCGGCGACGACCCGTTCGGCCGCCGGGTGGTCGCCGAGATCGCCGCCGCCGGGGTGGACGTCCGCGCGGTCACCGTCGACCCGGCCGCGCCGACCGGCGTCTACCTCAAGGACCCTGGCCCGGCCGGCACCCGGGTCCACTACCACCGCGCCGGATCCGCGGCGAGCCGGCTCGGCGTGCCGGACCTGACCGACCCGCGGCTGGCCGGGGTGCGGCTGCTGCACCTGTCCGGGATCACCGCCGCGCTCTCCGACTCCTGCCGGGAGCTGCTCGCGTACGCGCTGACCGGGCGGGCGCTGCCCGGCGCCCGGACCACGTTCGACGTGAACCACCGCCCCGCGCTCTGGCCCGCCGACCGGGCCGCCCCGGTGCTGCGGGACCTGGCCGACCGCGCCGACGTGGTGCTCGTCGGGCTGGACGAGGCGGCGACGCTCTGGGGCAGCGCCGACCCGGCCGCCGTCCGCGACCTGCTGCCCGGACCGGAGTTGGTGGTGGTCAAGGACGGGCCGGTCGGCGCGACCGCGCTGCCGCGTACCGGGCCGGCGGTCTTCGTGCCGACGCCCCCGGTGGACGTGGTGGAGCCGGTCGGCGCCGGGGACGCGTTCGCCGCCGGCTTCCTCGCCGGGCTGCTGCGCGATCTCGACCTGCGCGCCTGCCTGCGGTTGGGTCATCTCACCGCCGCGCCGGTGCTGGCCGCGTCGGGCGACACCGCGCCGCCGCCCGATCCGGCCGGGATCGCCCGGGCGCTGGCGTTGACGGACCGGGACTGGGCGGTGCCGGCGAGGCGCCGCGACGAAGGGAGCGGCACATGA
- a CDS encoding bifunctional 4-hydroxy-2-oxoglutarate aldolase/2-dehydro-3-deoxy-phosphogluconate aldolase, which translates to MIEHDFAPLFGDGRVMVILRDLPPEETVRLAELAWDLGIGVVEVPIRTPGAVPALRAAVTAGRRRDRLVGAGTVRTPAQVRQAMSAGAAFTVAPGLDLTVADTARGYGIPHLPGVATPTEAQRALDHGLVWLKAFPAVSLGPAWFRAVAGPLPEARFVATGGIDAGNAGDFLAAGVRVVAVGSALTDPAQLPRLAALATGDPVS; encoded by the coding sequence ATGATCGAGCACGACTTCGCACCGCTGTTCGGCGACGGGCGGGTCATGGTGATCCTGCGCGACCTGCCGCCGGAGGAGACGGTCCGGCTCGCGGAGCTGGCCTGGGATCTCGGCATCGGCGTGGTGGAGGTCCCGATCCGTACCCCGGGGGCGGTGCCCGCGCTGCGCGCCGCGGTCACCGCCGGACGGCGCCGGGACCGGCTCGTCGGCGCCGGCACGGTCCGCACCCCGGCCCAGGTCCGCCAGGCGATGAGCGCCGGGGCGGCGTTCACCGTCGCCCCCGGCCTGGACCTGACCGTCGCGGACACGGCGCGCGGCTACGGCATCCCGCACCTGCCCGGCGTGGCCACCCCGACCGAGGCGCAGCGGGCGCTCGACCACGGCCTGGTCTGGCTCAAGGCGTTTCCGGCGGTCAGCCTCGGCCCGGCCTGGTTCCGGGCGGTCGCCGGGCCGCTGCCGGAGGCGCGGTTCGTGGCCACCGGCGGCATCGACGCCGGCAACGCGGGCGACTTCCTGGCCGCCGGCGTACGCGTGGTGGCGGTCGGCTCGGCGCTCACCGACCCGGCGCAGCTCCCACGCCTGGCCGCGCTCGCCACCGGCGACCCGGTCAGCTGA